A segment of the Flavobacteriales bacterium genome:
AAGATCGCCTACTACCGCTTCGATGAGAGCGAGGTGCCTATGATGGATATGGACATGTTCAACGAACAGCTCTACCCGGAAAACTACACCTTTAAATATCCAAAAGCCGGCGAAGCGAACTCCAAAGTAGAGATCAAGATCTACGACCTTGCCAGCGGAAACATCGTCGATGCAGACCTCGGTCGAGCAGGCGATTTTTACGTACCGCGAATCAAGTGGACCAACAGCGAAGCAGCCCTCTGTGTAATGGTGATGAACCGCCTTCAGAACGAGTTGGAACTCCGCGTTGTGAATCCGACCGACGGAAGCTCCACTACCCTAATGACTGAAAAGGCCGAGGCCTACATCGAGATCTCGGATAACCTCACTTTCTTAAAGGACAACAGCTTCATTTGGACGAGCGAGCAGGATGGCTTCAACCACATTTACCACTACAAGGCGGACGGCTCTCTCAAGCGTCAGATCACTTCGGGTCAATGGGATGTAACTAATTTCTACGGCTATGACGATAAATCGGGCTACCTGTATTTCCAGAGCTCGATGTCCGAGCCCTACAACACCGAGGTGTGCCGAGTAAAATTGAACGGCAAAGGTTTGAAAGTCCTTAATCCTGCCGTAGGCAGCAATTCCGCCAATTTTAGTACTGGGAACAAATACTTCATTTTGACCCACAGTGATGCGAATTCGCCGGCAACGTATGGCTTGCACGAGGCCGATGGAAAGCACGTTCGCACCATCGTGGACAACAGCGAACTGCGCCGGACCCTCGATAGTTATGCGTTGGGAACCAAGGAGTTCTTCACATTCGAAACGAGTGAAGGTATCAGCCTCAACGGCTGGATGATGAAGCCTGCGGACTTCGACAGCTCCAAGGAATACCCTGTGCTGATGTACGTTTATGGCGGCCCGGGGTCCCAAACGGTTACGAACAGTTGGGGCGGTAGTAATCAGATGTGGTACCACATGCTAAACCAACAAGGGTATATCGTGGTAAGTATCGACAACCGCGGTACCGGACATCGGGGGCGCGACTTCAGGACCGTGACGTATCAGCAACTCGGAAAGTATGAGATCGCCGATCAGATCGAAGGGGCCAAGTACCTGGCCGGACTTGATTACGTGGATGGCGAACGCATCGGAATTTGGGGTTGGAGTTACGGTGGCTATATGGCCAGCTTGGGCGTTTCAAAAGGAGCGGATGTCTTTAAAATAGGCATCGCGGTGGCGCCCGTGACCAATTGGAGATACTACGACACCATATATACAGAGCGTTATATGCGCACGCCCCAAGAAAATGCCGAGGGCTACGACGACAACTCGCCCATCAACCACGTTGAAAAGATCAAGGGATCGTACTTGCTCGTACACGGTTCGGCCGACGACAACGTCCATTATCAGAATACCATGGAAATGATTCGCGCATTGGTTTCGGCCAACGTGCAATTCGAACTGTTCGTTTATCCTGACAAGAATCATGGCATATACGGGGGAGATACCCGTAATCATCTCTATACTAAAATGACCAACTTCATTTTGGAAAACCTCTAAGCTGAAAACCTAATCTAAAAGAAAGCTAATGTCTGATGTACAAGTAAAACAAGGTCACCCTAACGGATTGTGGATACTGTTTATGTCCGAGATGTGGGAGCGGTTCTGTTACTATGGAATGAGAGCCCTCTTGATCCTCTATCTGGTTAAGTCCCTGATGAAAGGCGATGCCGATGCTTCGCTGATCTACGGAGCTTACACGGCCTTGGTGTACGCCGCCCCTGTTTTGGGAGGTCGTATGGCCGATAAGTTCTTGGGATATCGATACGCCATTATTCTGGGAGCCATTTTGATGTCGATCGGAGAATTCCTGATCATCGTCGATGCCAGTGAATTTTGGTTGCTGGCCGGTATGGGCGGTATTATCATCGGAAACGGTTACTTCAAAGCCAATATCTCGACCATTGTAGGTAAGCTGTACGAAGATGGCGATCCACGGCGCGACTCGGGTTTTACGATCTTTTACATCGGTATCAATGTCGGAGCATTCTTAGCTACGACAGTGGTGGCCTATGTCGGCGAAACCTATGGTTTCCATTACGGATTTGGATTGGCCGGTATTGGTATGCTCCTGGGGGGGGTCATTTTCTGGAGCGGTCGCGAAA
Coding sequences within it:
- a CDS encoding S9 family peptidase; this encodes MRKWFATVAVLTSVCVGAQEITIEDIWKKGTFSWDVVYGLRSMNDGEHYTALKYGSEGVMVLQYSNASGEVVDTLVTDAHIDGASIQSYSFSDDEKQMMIATEVEGVYRYSTREVNYIFDRATKESAPLSNGKQMFATFSPNGAKVAFVRNNNLFVKDLESSEEKQITFNGEWNKVLNGGTDWVYEEEFAFDKAFFWSPDGNKIAYYRFDESEVPMMDMDMFNEQLYPENYTFKYPKAGEANSKVEIKIYDLASGNIVDADLGRAGDFYVPRIKWTNSEAALCVMVMNRLQNELELRVVNPTDGSSTTLMTEKAEAYIEISDNLTFLKDNSFIWTSEQDGFNHIYHYKADGSLKRQITSGQWDVTNFYGYDDKSGYLYFQSSMSEPYNTEVCRVKLNGKGLKVLNPAVGSNSANFSTGNKYFILTHSDANSPATYGLHEADGKHVRTIVDNSELRRTLDSYALGTKEFFTFETSEGISLNGWMMKPADFDSSKEYPVLMYVYGGPGSQTVTNSWGGSNQMWYHMLNQQGYIVVSIDNRGTGHRGRDFRTVTYQQLGKYEIADQIEGAKYLAGLDYVDGERIGIWGWSYGGYMASLGVSKGADVFKIGIAVAPVTNWRYYDTIYTERYMRTPQENAEGYDDNSPINHVEKIKGSYLLVHGSADDNVHYQNTMEMIRALVSANVQFELFVYPDKNHGIYGGDTRNHLYTKMTNFILENL